A single region of the Anguilla anguilla isolate fAngAng1 chromosome 17, fAngAng1.pri, whole genome shotgun sequence genome encodes:
- the eif3g gene encoding eukaryotic translation initiation factor 3 subunit G, translated as MPSVEYDDSKPSWADQVEEEGDEGTLPSPKETIKGNIKTVTEYKIDDDGKKSKIIRTFKIETRKASKAVARRKNWKKFGNSEFDAPGPNVATTTVSDDVYMTFISSKEDLNAQDQEEDPMNKLKGQKIVSCRICKGDHWTTRCPYKDTLGPMQKELAEQLGLSTGDKEKAAEPEPAAPAQSKTGKYVPPSLRDGGTRRGESMQPNRRADDNATIRVTNLSEDTRETDLQELFRPFGSISRIYLAKDKNTGQSKGFAFISFHRREDAARAIAGVSGFGYDHLILNVEWAKPSNN; from the exons ATGCCGTCTGTTGAATACGACGA tTCCAAGCCCAGCTGGGCCGATCAGGTTGAGGAGGAAGGCGATGAAG GAACTCTTCCGTCGCCCAAAGAAACTATAAAAGGCAACATTAAAACTGTCACGGAGTACAAGATTGATGACGATGGCAAGAAGAGCAAG ATCATCCGCACCTTTAAAATTGAGACAAGAAAAGCTTCCAAGGCTGTGGCCAGGAGAAAG AACTGGAAGAAGTTTGGCAATTCTGAGTTTGACGCCCCAGGCCCCAATGTTGCTACCACAACCGTCAGCGATGACGTCTACATGACTTTCATCTCCAGCAAAGAG GATTTGAACGCGCAGGACCAGGAGGAGGACCCCATGAACAAGCTGAAGGGGCAGAAGATCGTGTCCTGCCGCATCTGCAAGGGAGACCACTGGACCACGCGCTGCCCCTACAAGGACACGCTGGGGCCCATGCAGAAGGAGCTGGCCGAGCAGCTGGGCCTGTCCACGGGGGACAAGGAGAAGGCCGCAG AGCCCGAGCCGGCGGCGCCTGCGCAGAGCAAGACCGGGAAGTACGTCCCGCCCAGCCTGAGAGACGGGGGCACGCGGAGGGGCGAGTCCATGCAGCCCAACCGCAGAG ccGATGACAACGCCACGATCCGCGTGACCAACCTGTCGGAGGACACGCGCGAGACGGACCTGCAGGAGCTCTTCAGGCCCTTCGGCTCCATCTCCCGCATCTACCTGGCCAAGGACAAGAACACGGGCCAGTCCAAG gGCTTTGCCTTCATCAGTTTCCACCGCCGTGAGGACGCGGCCAGAGCCATCGCTGGGGTCTCTGGGTTCGGCTATGATCACCTGATCCTCAACGTGGAGTGGGCCAA ACCTTCAAACAACTAA
- the ppan gene encoding suppressor of SWI4 1 homolog has translation MGKTKTKNQKKARVNAAHVAQEDYSTVPHSFVFHRGQIGKNVAQLVQDMRRVMEPFTAESLKVRKKNVLKDFVAVAGPLGITHFLVFTKTPSSINMRLARLPKGPMLHFRVVKYSLVKDVVSSLKKHRMHQHQFSHHPLLVLNNFGVEGLQVKLMATMFQNMFPSINVHKVNLNSIKRCVLVNYDPLSQEVDFRHYSVKVVPVGMSRGVKKLMQERFPNMSKLDDISELLLKGANLSESEAEQDGEHNITELPQVYSGRGNMRSQQSAVRLTEIGPRMTLRLVKIEEGMGEGSILYHAIISKTEEELQEILIRKEAELKRKEERKRKQEQNVAQKKEKREENRKKSLAGIKRKQQDQAGETDDSEVEDPGMQEGQPAAEHSEDEADYYRQAVGEEPDEDMFSTSQRKRGPGRPPRPFKKRKLSSGRSPARDGTSKPGKEGKRGPRPEGPRPGGPRPGGPRPRGLRPGGPAEGRGGDGPPHRKGGKKIWGKKAREGGPRWKGQKGKPRPGVRRKGAAKGRP, from the exons ATGGGGAAAACGAAG ACGAAGAACCAGAAGAAGGCGCGCGTGAACGCGGCGCACGTGGCGCAGGAGGACTACAGCACGGTGCCGCACTCCTTCGTGTTTCACCGAGGCCAGATCGGCAAGAATGTCGCGCAGCTTGTGCAGGACATGCGCCGCGTGATGGAGCCGTTTACAGCAGAGTCCCTCAAG GTGAGGAAGAAGAATGTGCTGAAGGATTTTGTGGCTGTGGCGGGGCCCCTGGGCATCACACACTTCCTCGTCTTCACAAAGACGCCCAGCAGCATCAACATG CGCCTGGCTCGACTTCCCAAAGGTCCAATGCTGCATTTCAGAGTGGTGAAG tACTCCCTGGTCAAGGATGTAGTCTCCTCCTTGAAGAAGCACAGGATGCACCAGCACCAGTTCTCACACCACCCGTTGCTTGTGCTCAATAACTTTGGCGTGGAGGGTCTGCAGGTCAAGCTGATGGCCACCATGTTCCAGAACATGTTCCCCTCTATCAATGTGCACaag GTGAACCTCAACTCCATCAAAAGATGTGTGCTGGTTAACTATGACCCCCTGTCTCAAGAAGTAGATTTCCGACATTA TAGCGTGAAGGTGGTGCCCGTGGGCATGAGCCGTGGGGTGAAGAAGCTGATGCAGGAGCGCTTCCCCAACATGAGCAAGCTGGATGACATCAGCGAGCTGCTTCTCAA AGGGGCCAACCTGTCGGAGAGCGAGGCGGAGCAGGACGGGGAGCACAACATCACGGAGCTGCCGCAGGTCTACTCCGGGCGTGGCAACATGAGGTCACAGCAGAGCGCCGTGCGGCTGACTGAG ATCGGGCCGAGGATGACGCTGCGGTTGGTGAAGATCGAGGAGGGCATGGGGGAGGGCAGCATCCTGTACCACGCCATCA TCTCGAAGacggaggaggagctgcaggagatcCTGATCAGGAAGGAGGCGGAGCTCAAACGCAAGGAGGAGCGCAAGAGGAAACAGGAGCAGAACGTCGCTCAGAAGAAGGAGAAACGAGAGGAGAACCG CAAGAAGAGTCTGGCGGGCATAAAGAGGAAGCAGCAGGACCAAGCGGGGGAGACCGATGACAGTGAAGTGGAGGATCCTGGGATGCAGGAGGGCCAGCCTGCGGCTGAGCACTCCGAGGATGAGGCGGATTATTACAGACAGGctgtgggggaggagccagatGAAG ACATGTTCTCCACATCCCAGAGGAAGAGGGGGCCAGGCAGGCCCCCCAGGCCCTTCAAGAAGAGGAAGCTGTCCTCCGGGAGGAGCCCAGCCCGGGACGGCACCTCCAAACCTGGCAAGGAAGGCAAGCGAGGCCCCAGGCCAGAGGGCCCCAGGCCAGGAGGCCCCAGGCCAGGAGGCCCCAGGCCACGGGGCCTCAGGCCAGGGGGCCCGGCCGAGGGCCGAGGGGGCGACGGGCCCCCCCACAGGAAAGGGGGCAAGAAGATTTGGGGGAAGaaggcgagggagggggggccgaGGTGGAAGGGACAGAAGGGTAAACCCCGGCCCGGCGTGAGGAGAAAGGGCGCGGCGAAAGGGCGGCCATGA
- the angptl6 gene encoding angiopoietin-related protein 6 isoform X2 — protein MEPRFPAVVLVLLASVRFGLGKEEESRPEPKGGRCSYTFIVPQQRLTGALCVSTRAEGANCSELAALRVQVGRQQEQLDRVRALLEQDGGLAAEVRALRRESGDISGRITQIYAQLLHDLIHKKDHALEQRRLENLLLNATAQVLQVSARYGEMDRKYEALSSLVNNQSLLITQLEAQCQQSHTQPAPLQQVTSAPSLPQPKEPQSDSAAPGKTANDIQRDQSPSLSQQDPPSTRPYPSTDPPFSSYPVTKTPGPWQDCQHALESGESTSGIYLLRPRNANRLIQAWCEQDPVQGGWTVVQRRQDGSVNFFRTWDQYKQGFGNLNGEYWLGLEHLYWLSTQAEYRLRVALEDWQGRQVFAEYDRFRLEPESDWYRLRLGQYHGSAGDSLSWHNNRAFTTLDRDRDAYTGNCAHYQKGGWWYHMCAHSNLNGVWYRGGHYRSRYQDGVYWTQFHGGSYSLKRATMMIKPV, from the exons ATGGAGCCTCGGTTCCCGGCAGTGGTCCTGGTGCTCCTGGCGTCTGTGCGGTTTGGgctggggaaggaggaggagtcgCGGCCGGAGCCCAAGGGGGGGCGCTGCTCCTACACCTTCATCGTGCCCCAGCAGCGTCTGACGGGGGCGCTGTGCGTGAGCACGCGGGCGGAGGGGGCCAACTGCTCGGAGCTGGCCGCCCTGCGGGTGCAGGTGGGGcggcagcaggagcagctggacAGGGTGCGGGCGCTCCTGGAGCAGGACGGGGGGCTGGCGGCGGAGGTCCGGGCGCTGCGCAGGGAGAGCGGCGACATCAGCGGCCGCATCACGCAGATCTACGCCCAGCTGCTGCACGACCTCATCCACAAGAAGGACCACGCCCTGGAGCAGAGGCGGCTGGAGAACCTGCTGCTCAACGCCACCGCCCAG GTGCTGCAGGTGTCGGCCAGGTACGGAGAGATGGACAGGAAGTACGAAGCGCTTTCCTCCCTGGTGAACAACCAGAGCCTGCTGATCACACAGCTGGAGGCACAATGCCAGCAAAGCCACACACAGCCCGCCCCTCTgcagcag GTGACTTCAGCACCTTCCTTGCCACAGCCGAAGGAGCCGCAGAGTGACAGCGCAGCACCAGGAAAGACAGCCAATGACATCCAGAGGGACCagagcccctccctctctcagcaaGACCCGCCCTCCACCAGGCCTTACCCCTCAACTGACCCTCCTTTCAGCAGCTACCCTGTCACTAAAACCCCAG GTCCCTGGCAGGACTGCCAGCACGCTCTGGAGTCGGGAGAGAGCACGAGCGGGATCTACCTGCTGCGTCCCCGCAACGCCAACCGTCTGATCCAGGCCTGGTGTGAGCAGGACCCGGTCCAGGGCGGCTGGACCGTCGTCCAGCGCAGGCAGGACGGCTCGGTCAACTTCTTCAGAACCTGGGATCAGTACAAG CAAGGCTTTGGGAATCTGAACGGAGAGTACTGGCTGGGTCTGGAGCACCTGTACTGGCTGAGCACGCAGGCCGAGTACCGCCTGCGGGTGGCGCTGGAGGACTGGCAGGGCCGGCAGGTGTTCGCGGAGTACGACCGCTTCCGCCTGGAGCCCGAGAGCGACTGGTACCGACTGCGCCTGGGCCAGTACCACGGCAGCGCCGGCGACTCCCTCTCCTGGCACAACAACAGGGCCTTCACCACACTGGACCGAGACAGGGACGCCTACACAG GCAACTGCGCTCACTACCAGAAAGGGGGTTGGTGGTACCACATGTGCGCCCATTCCAACCTGAACGGCGTGTGGTACCGCGGGGGCCACTACCGCAGCCGCTATCAGGACGGCGTGTACTGGACCCAGTTCCACGGGGGGTCCTACTCCCTCAAAAGAGCCACCATGATGATCAAACCCGTCTGA
- the angptl6 gene encoding angiopoietin-related protein 6 isoform X1 produces the protein MEPRFPAVVLVLLASVRFGLGKEEESRPEPKGGRCSYTFIVPQQRLTGALCVSTRAEGANCSELAALRVQVGRQQEQLDRVRALLEQDGGLAAEVRALRRESGDISGRITQIYAQLLHDLIHKKDHALEQRRLENLLLNATAQVLQVSARYGEMDRKYEALSSLVNNQSLLITQLEAQCQQSHTQPAPLQQVNLCAAQVTSAPSLPQPKEPQSDSAAPGKTANDIQRDQSPSLSQQDPPSTRPYPSTDPPFSSYPVTKTPGPWQDCQHALESGESTSGIYLLRPRNANRLIQAWCEQDPVQGGWTVVQRRQDGSVNFFRTWDQYKQGFGNLNGEYWLGLEHLYWLSTQAEYRLRVALEDWQGRQVFAEYDRFRLEPESDWYRLRLGQYHGSAGDSLSWHNNRAFTTLDRDRDAYTGNCAHYQKGGWWYHMCAHSNLNGVWYRGGHYRSRYQDGVYWTQFHGGSYSLKRATMMIKPV, from the exons ATGGAGCCTCGGTTCCCGGCAGTGGTCCTGGTGCTCCTGGCGTCTGTGCGGTTTGGgctggggaaggaggaggagtcgCGGCCGGAGCCCAAGGGGGGGCGCTGCTCCTACACCTTCATCGTGCCCCAGCAGCGTCTGACGGGGGCGCTGTGCGTGAGCACGCGGGCGGAGGGGGCCAACTGCTCGGAGCTGGCCGCCCTGCGGGTGCAGGTGGGGcggcagcaggagcagctggacAGGGTGCGGGCGCTCCTGGAGCAGGACGGGGGGCTGGCGGCGGAGGTCCGGGCGCTGCGCAGGGAGAGCGGCGACATCAGCGGCCGCATCACGCAGATCTACGCCCAGCTGCTGCACGACCTCATCCACAAGAAGGACCACGCCCTGGAGCAGAGGCGGCTGGAGAACCTGCTGCTCAACGCCACCGCCCAG GTGCTGCAGGTGTCGGCCAGGTACGGAGAGATGGACAGGAAGTACGAAGCGCTTTCCTCCCTGGTGAACAACCAGAGCCTGCTGATCACACAGCTGGAGGCACAATGCCAGCAAAGCCACACACAGCCCGCCCCTCTgcagcag GTAAACCTGTGTGCTGCACAGGTGACTTCAGCACCTTCCTTGCCACAGCCGAAGGAGCCGCAGAGTGACAGCGCAGCACCAGGAAAGACAGCCAATGACATCCAGAGGGACCagagcccctccctctctcagcaaGACCCGCCCTCCACCAGGCCTTACCCCTCAACTGACCCTCCTTTCAGCAGCTACCCTGTCACTAAAACCCCAG GTCCCTGGCAGGACTGCCAGCACGCTCTGGAGTCGGGAGAGAGCACGAGCGGGATCTACCTGCTGCGTCCCCGCAACGCCAACCGTCTGATCCAGGCCTGGTGTGAGCAGGACCCGGTCCAGGGCGGCTGGACCGTCGTCCAGCGCAGGCAGGACGGCTCGGTCAACTTCTTCAGAACCTGGGATCAGTACAAG CAAGGCTTTGGGAATCTGAACGGAGAGTACTGGCTGGGTCTGGAGCACCTGTACTGGCTGAGCACGCAGGCCGAGTACCGCCTGCGGGTGGCGCTGGAGGACTGGCAGGGCCGGCAGGTGTTCGCGGAGTACGACCGCTTCCGCCTGGAGCCCGAGAGCGACTGGTACCGACTGCGCCTGGGCCAGTACCACGGCAGCGCCGGCGACTCCCTCTCCTGGCACAACAACAGGGCCTTCACCACACTGGACCGAGACAGGGACGCCTACACAG GCAACTGCGCTCACTACCAGAAAGGGGGTTGGTGGTACCACATGTGCGCCCATTCCAACCTGAACGGCGTGTGGTACCGCGGGGGCCACTACCGCAGCCGCTATCAGGACGGCGTGTACTGGACCCAGTTCCACGGGGGGTCCTACTCCCTCAAAAGAGCCACCATGATGATCAAACCCGTCTGA
- the angptl6 gene encoding angiopoietin-related protein 6 isoform X3 → MEPRFPAVVLVLLASVRFGLGKEEESRPEPKGGRCSYTFIVPQQRLTGALCVSTRAEGANCSELAALRVQVGRQQEQLDRVRALLEQDGGLAAEVRALRRESGDISGRITQIYAQLLHDLIHKKDHALEQRRLENLLLNATAQVLQVSARYGEMDRKYEALSSLVNNQSLLITQLEAQCQQSHTQPAPLQQPKEPQSDSAAPGKTANDIQRDQSPSLSQQDPPSTRPYPSTDPPFSSYPVTKTPGPWQDCQHALESGESTSGIYLLRPRNANRLIQAWCEQDPVQGGWTVVQRRQDGSVNFFRTWDQYKQGFGNLNGEYWLGLEHLYWLSTQAEYRLRVALEDWQGRQVFAEYDRFRLEPESDWYRLRLGQYHGSAGDSLSWHNNRAFTTLDRDRDAYTGNCAHYQKGGWWYHMCAHSNLNGVWYRGGHYRSRYQDGVYWTQFHGGSYSLKRATMMIKPV, encoded by the exons ATGGAGCCTCGGTTCCCGGCAGTGGTCCTGGTGCTCCTGGCGTCTGTGCGGTTTGGgctggggaaggaggaggagtcgCGGCCGGAGCCCAAGGGGGGGCGCTGCTCCTACACCTTCATCGTGCCCCAGCAGCGTCTGACGGGGGCGCTGTGCGTGAGCACGCGGGCGGAGGGGGCCAACTGCTCGGAGCTGGCCGCCCTGCGGGTGCAGGTGGGGcggcagcaggagcagctggacAGGGTGCGGGCGCTCCTGGAGCAGGACGGGGGGCTGGCGGCGGAGGTCCGGGCGCTGCGCAGGGAGAGCGGCGACATCAGCGGCCGCATCACGCAGATCTACGCCCAGCTGCTGCACGACCTCATCCACAAGAAGGACCACGCCCTGGAGCAGAGGCGGCTGGAGAACCTGCTGCTCAACGCCACCGCCCAG GTGCTGCAGGTGTCGGCCAGGTACGGAGAGATGGACAGGAAGTACGAAGCGCTTTCCTCCCTGGTGAACAACCAGAGCCTGCTGATCACACAGCTGGAGGCACAATGCCAGCAAAGCCACACACAGCCCGCCCCTCTgcagcag CCGAAGGAGCCGCAGAGTGACAGCGCAGCACCAGGAAAGACAGCCAATGACATCCAGAGGGACCagagcccctccctctctcagcaaGACCCGCCCTCCACCAGGCCTTACCCCTCAACTGACCCTCCTTTCAGCAGCTACCCTGTCACTAAAACCCCAG GTCCCTGGCAGGACTGCCAGCACGCTCTGGAGTCGGGAGAGAGCACGAGCGGGATCTACCTGCTGCGTCCCCGCAACGCCAACCGTCTGATCCAGGCCTGGTGTGAGCAGGACCCGGTCCAGGGCGGCTGGACCGTCGTCCAGCGCAGGCAGGACGGCTCGGTCAACTTCTTCAGAACCTGGGATCAGTACAAG CAAGGCTTTGGGAATCTGAACGGAGAGTACTGGCTGGGTCTGGAGCACCTGTACTGGCTGAGCACGCAGGCCGAGTACCGCCTGCGGGTGGCGCTGGAGGACTGGCAGGGCCGGCAGGTGTTCGCGGAGTACGACCGCTTCCGCCTGGAGCCCGAGAGCGACTGGTACCGACTGCGCCTGGGCCAGTACCACGGCAGCGCCGGCGACTCCCTCTCCTGGCACAACAACAGGGCCTTCACCACACTGGACCGAGACAGGGACGCCTACACAG GCAACTGCGCTCACTACCAGAAAGGGGGTTGGTGGTACCACATGTGCGCCCATTCCAACCTGAACGGCGTGTGGTACCGCGGGGGCCACTACCGCAGCCGCTATCAGGACGGCGTGTACTGGACCCAGTTCCACGGGGGGTCCTACTCCCTCAAAAGAGCCACCATGATGATCAAACCCGTCTGA